One window of Desulfarculus baarsii DSM 2075 genomic DNA carries:
- a CDS encoding AMP-dependent synthetase/ligase, with protein MEKQNIAVIINGQIQKYGERAALKYKEDGAWREISWREMGRQVNAVARALIKLGLAEKQAVAIFAANSPWWTIADLGILNARCMVAPIHAPSTMGQAKYIVDDSNARLIFVGGQEQYAKVMKFFGQTEGLQTIVCFDRHVRLEQNPNIMYFDDFLALGQAAQDAGAEVEARLGRARADDLVTLIYTSGTTGEPKGVMLDHANFYHQYISLPERFAMFDSDRSLCLLPLSHVFERAWTYNALARGMTNHYCADPKQALEHMQEVKPHFVCMVPRFYEKIYSAVFNKLESAPENKRKLFHWALQTGLAAGRLRIDNKPLPLGLKLRHALADALVLKKIRQLTGGEIRVFPCAGAPLSPEIDEFFWAVGIFVCLGFGMTETTATVTCPSADHKRFGTCGTAIKDTELKLAPDGELLVRGPQVMRGYYNKPEETAKTLVDGWLYTGDVAAIDQDGFMSITDRKKDLMKTSGGKYIAPQPVENAVGKDHFVEQILLVADGRKFASALIVPCFESLEQWAQANGVSFASRQELVDNPRVVEFYAQRVKELTKDLEKHEKIQKFILLPEEFTIEEGEMTPTLKLKRKVILAKYADRIEAMYKE; from the coding sequence ATGGAAAAGCAAAACATCGCGGTCATCATCAACGGGCAAATCCAGAAATACGGCGAGCGGGCCGCCCTCAAGTACAAAGAGGACGGCGCTTGGCGCGAGATCAGCTGGCGCGAGATGGGCCGGCAGGTCAACGCCGTGGCCCGAGCCTTGATCAAACTGGGCCTGGCCGAAAAACAGGCCGTGGCCATCTTCGCGGCCAACTCGCCGTGGTGGACCATCGCCGACCTGGGCATCTTGAACGCCCGCTGCATGGTCGCGCCGATCCACGCGCCCAGCACCATGGGCCAGGCCAAATACATCGTCGACGATTCGAACGCGCGGCTGATCTTTGTCGGCGGCCAGGAGCAGTACGCCAAGGTCATGAAGTTCTTCGGCCAGACCGAGGGCCTGCAAACCATCGTCTGTTTCGACCGCCACGTGCGGTTGGAGCAGAACCCCAACATCATGTATTTTGACGACTTTTTGGCCCTGGGCCAGGCCGCCCAAGACGCCGGCGCCGAGGTCGAGGCCCGCCTGGGCCGCGCCCGCGCCGACGACCTGGTCACGCTGATCTACACCTCGGGCACCACCGGCGAGCCCAAGGGCGTCATGCTCGATCACGCCAATTTTTATCATCAATACATCAGCCTGCCCGAGCGCTTCGCCATGTTCGACAGCGACCGCTCGCTGTGCCTGCTGCCGCTGTCCCATGTTTTCGAGCGGGCCTGGACCTACAACGCCCTGGCGCGGGGCATGACCAACCACTATTGCGCCGACCCCAAGCAGGCCCTGGAGCACATGCAGGAGGTCAAGCCCCATTTCGTCTGCATGGTGCCGCGCTTTTACGAGAAAATCTATTCAGCCGTCTTCAACAAGCTGGAGAGCGCCCCGGAAAACAAGCGCAAGCTCTTTCACTGGGCCCTGCAAACCGGCTTGGCCGCCGGCCGCCTGCGCATCGACAACAAGCCCCTGCCCCTGGGCCTCAAACTGCGCCACGCCCTGGCCGACGCCCTGGTGCTGAAAAAAATTCGCCAGCTCACCGGCGGCGAGATCCGCGTCTTCCCCTGCGCCGGCGCGCCGCTCTCGCCCGAGATCGACGAGTTTTTCTGGGCGGTGGGCATCTTCGTCTGCCTGGGCTTTGGCATGACCGAAACCACCGCCACCGTGACCTGCCCCTCGGCCGATCACAAGCGCTTTGGCACGTGCGGCACGGCCATCAAGGACACCGAGCTCAAGCTGGCCCCCGACGGCGAGCTGCTCGTGCGCGGGCCCCAGGTCATGCGCGGCTATTACAACAAGCCCGAGGAGACGGCCAAGACCCTGGTCGACGGCTGGCTCTACACCGGCGACGTGGCCGCCATCGACCAAGACGGCTTCATGTCCATCACCGATCGCAAAAAAGACCTGATGAAGACCTCGGGCGGCAAGTACATCGCGCCCCAGCCCGTGGAAAACGCCGTGGGCAAGGACCACTTCGTCGAGCAGATTCTGCTGGTGGCCGACGGGCGCAAGTTCGCCAGCGCCCTGATCGTGCCCTGTTTCGAGTCCTTGGAGCAGTGGGCCCAGGCCAACGGCGTGAGCTTCGCCTCGCGCCAGGAGCTGGTCGACAACCCCCGCGTGGTCGAGTTCTACGCCCAACGCGTCAAGGAGCTGACCAAAGACCTGGAAAAGCACGAGAAGATTCAGAAATTCATCTTGCTGCCCGAGGAGTTCACCATCGAGGAGGGCGAGATGACCCCCACCCTCAAGCTCAAGCGCAAGGTCATCTTGGCCAAGTACGCCGATCGCATCGAGGCCATGTACAAAGAATAA
- a CDS encoding ferritin-like domain-containing protein: MGTRGREIIGMDVNVLLGMLNQALADEWFAYYQYWLGAKVVAGPMKDAVAAELLQHATDELSHAELVAGRIVQLGGVPVLEPKLWYDLSGCGYEPPADPYVQLVLEQNIRGEQCAISTYDKMIKLTREADIVTYNMASTILEQEVEHEEDLQSLLEDLELMIKRYNR, from the coding sequence ATGGGCACCAGAGGACGCGAGATCATCGGCATGGACGTCAACGTCCTGCTCGGCATGCTCAACCAGGCCCTGGCCGACGAGTGGTTCGCCTACTATCAATATTGGCTGGGGGCCAAGGTGGTGGCCGGGCCGATGAAAGACGCCGTGGCCGCCGAGCTGTTGCAGCACGCCACCGACGAGCTTTCCCACGCCGAACTGGTGGCCGGGCGCATCGTCCAGCTTGGCGGCGTGCCGGTGTTGGAGCCCAAGCTGTGGTACGATCTCAGCGGCTGTGGCTACGAGCCGCCGGCCGACCCCTACGTGCAGCTTGTGCTGGAGCAGAACATCCGCGGCGAACAATGCGCCATCAGCACCTACGACAAGATGATCAAGCTCACCCGCGAGGCCGACATCGTCACCTACAACATGGCCAGCACCATCCTCGAACAAGAGGTCGAGCACGAGGAAGACCTGCAATCGTTGCTGGAAGACCTGGAGCTGATGATCAAGCGCTACAATCGCTAG